In a single window of the Campylobacter concisus genome:
- a CDS encoding TonB-dependent siderophore receptor: protein MKKFLISLVALNLMQPQIFASQSDKILEAIDVVESERRDDANYFAKELVKSTTRLNLTSRQTPQSLTVLTEARLKDQGIKDYQVLLRNVPGVTLNKWDERVYPTARGFAIDYYLLDSMPSFGGFSLGANDMSLLPYERVEVVKGANGLLAGAGNPAASLNFIRKRADSKELKGNFGVSAGSYDRYGVNGDVQTPVNESGSVRARLSFMHEKSHSYMDYYNRKNSAIYGVVDSDIGDNSWLSLGAFYQELRRHGVRWGGMPAFYTDGSRTNFSKNEIFSQPWTRWDIKTLDFYADFKHYFENEASLNLSYSFRRANTDSNLLYYGGAVNLDGTGNMNDLSVYANKREENIHNVDAYANIPYEIANLSHEFVFGAMYNNYKKSSDKVSSYWLQKTTPAGLAYTARSRIDFKNLHLDDPKLPYEDQNNKDKTIQKAFYAANKLSITDELKFLLGARVSYYKYEIEGGKDNRNFTNEITPYLGITYDIGANHTLYASYTSIFKPQSVKDANDKYLDPIQGKDYEVGIKGEYLDGALQASLGVFKIVQDKLGVDTGKINPATNAKIYESGKGVTSRGVELDLNGEITKNLSLSFGATHFNAKDASGEKYATDSSRSTANLFAKYEFRDFRVGAGAMYKSKIYTGKGVGEITQKGYTLANLMFGYKFAKNFDVQLNIDNLFNKKYYEGIGKNMMVYGDPRTFNLSFNYKF from the coding sequence ATGAAAAAATTTTTAATTAGTTTGGTTGCATTAAATTTGATGCAACCTCAAATTTTTGCTAGCCAAAGCGATAAAATTTTAGAGGCAATCGATGTCGTAGAAAGCGAGCGAAGAGACGACGCAAACTACTTTGCAAAAGAGCTTGTAAAGAGCACAACTAGGCTAAATTTAACCTCTCGCCAAACACCACAATCACTAACTGTACTAACAGAGGCTAGGCTAAAAGATCAAGGTATCAAAGACTATCAGGTGCTTCTTAGAAATGTCCCTGGCGTCACGCTAAATAAATGGGACGAGCGCGTATATCCGACGGCTCGTGGCTTTGCGATAGATTATTACTTGCTTGATTCGATGCCTAGCTTTGGCGGCTTTAGCCTTGGTGCAAATGATATGAGCTTGCTGCCTTATGAAAGAGTTGAGGTGGTAAAAGGGGCAAATGGCCTGCTTGCAGGCGCTGGTAACCCAGCTGCAAGCTTAAATTTCATAAGAAAAAGGGCAGACTCAAAGGAGCTTAAAGGAAATTTTGGCGTAAGTGCTGGCTCATACGATAGATACGGCGTAAATGGCGATGTGCAAACGCCTGTAAATGAGAGCGGAAGCGTTAGGGCCAGGCTTTCTTTTATGCATGAGAAGTCGCACTCTTATATGGATTATTACAACCGAAAAAATAGCGCGATTTATGGCGTAGTCGATAGCGACATAGGTGATAACTCATGGCTTAGTCTTGGTGCATTTTATCAAGAGCTAAGACGCCACGGGGTTAGGTGGGGTGGTATGCCAGCATTTTACACAGATGGCTCTAGGACAAATTTTAGTAAAAATGAAATTTTCTCTCAGCCTTGGACTAGGTGGGACATAAAGACGCTTGATTTTTATGCTGATTTTAAGCACTACTTTGAAAATGAAGCGAGCTTAAATTTAAGCTACTCATTCAGACGGGCAAACACTGACTCAAATCTACTCTACTACGGCGGAGCGGTAAATTTAGACGGTACTGGCAATATGAATGATCTTAGCGTTTATGCAAACAAAAGAGAGGAGAATATCCACAACGTCGATGCATACGCAAATATCCCTTATGAGATAGCAAATTTATCTCATGAGTTTGTCTTTGGCGCGATGTATAACAACTATAAAAAAAGTAGCGATAAGGTAAGTAGCTACTGGCTACAAAAGACCACGCCAGCTGGGCTTGCTTATACGGCTAGAAGCAGGATAGACTTTAAAAATTTACACCTTGATGATCCAAAGCTCCCTTACGAAGATCAAAACAACAAAGACAAAACGATACAAAAGGCATTTTACGCGGCAAATAAACTATCAATCACCGATGAGCTTAAATTTTTGCTAGGTGCTAGGGTGAGCTACTACAAATACGAGATCGAAGGTGGCAAGGACAATAGAAATTTCACAAATGAGATCACGCCATATCTTGGCATAACTTACGACATCGGAGCAAACCACACTCTATATGCTAGCTACACGAGTATATTTAAACCCCAAAGCGTAAAGGACGCAAACGACAAATATCTTGATCCGATCCAAGGCAAGGACTATGAGGTGGGCATCAAAGGCGAGTATCTTGACGGAGCGCTTCAAGCAAGTCTTGGCGTCTTTAAGATCGTGCAAGACAAGCTTGGCGTAGATACTGGCAAGATAAATCCAGCAACAAATGCCAAAATATATGAATCTGGCAAAGGCGTGACAAGCAGGGGCGTCGAGCTAGATCTAAACGGCGAGATCACTAAAAACTTAAGCCTAAGCTTTGGTGCAACGCACTTTAATGCAAAAGATGCTAGTGGTGAGAAATACGCCACCGACTCATCAAGAAGCACGGCAAATTTATTTGCAAAGTATGAATTTAGGGACTTTAGAGTAGGGGCTGGAGCTATGTATAAGAGCAAAATTTACACTGGCAAAGGCGTAGGTGAGATCACACAAAAGGGCTACACTTTGGCAAATTTGATGTTTGGATATAAATTTGCCAAAAACTTTGACGTGCAGCTAAATATCGACAATCTCTTTAATAAAAAATACTACGAGGGCATCGGCAAAAACATGATGGTTTATGGCGATCCACGCACCTTTAATCTCAGCTTTAACTATAAGTTTTAG
- a CDS encoding PepSY-associated TM helix domain-containing protein, with protein MHTYLSLLFFIPLAVVCFSGAILVYKDELNSLLAPNVVNVNLNKENLSKRISFDEQREIIASELGGYEMVGINIDTDPKRCDKIWLIEHNDSQKEWKFIYFDAFSGKIKSEPLAHDEGFLGVLTELHESLFLEKSGHVILALTAIFTFFICISGFVIYRKFWLTLLRLRVNRLNVFMSDIHKMIGIFSTPILLLICISGVWWEFQMARAPEFKNDFVIDAKIYNKNLSLDELVARSKNDLAGFEPHFISLPFMQGANIRLFGYVKDQNFLHNEYSSILTYDKNSGELVSILDIKNANLNEEILSAFRKSHFGNYNQFTKFIWFIVGISPLVLSISGLYLWIKRNFKRRKNEKIFN; from the coding sequence GTGCACACTTATTTATCTCTTTTATTTTTCATTCCACTTGCAGTAGTTTGTTTTAGCGGTGCGATCCTCGTTTATAAAGATGAGCTAAACAGCCTTCTTGCTCCAAATGTCGTAAATGTAAATTTAAACAAAGAAAATTTAAGCAAAAGGATCAGCTTTGATGAGCAAAGAGAGATCATCGCAAGCGAGCTTGGCGGCTACGAGATGGTCGGCATCAATATTGATACAGACCCTAAAAGATGCGACAAAATTTGGTTGATCGAGCACAATGACAGCCAAAAAGAGTGGAAATTTATCTATTTTGACGCTTTTAGCGGTAAGATAAAGAGCGAGCCACTCGCACATGATGAGGGATTTCTTGGAGTTTTAACCGAGCTTCATGAGTCACTATTTCTAGAAAAGAGCGGTCACGTTATCCTTGCTTTAACCGCCATTTTTACATTTTTTATCTGCATAAGCGGTTTTGTGATTTATAGAAAATTTTGGCTGACACTACTTAGGCTTCGTGTAAATAGGCTAAATGTTTTTATGAGCGACATTCATAAAATGATAGGAATTTTTTCTACGCCTATTTTACTACTCATTTGCATAAGTGGTGTTTGGTGGGAATTTCAGATGGCACGCGCGCCAGAGTTTAAAAATGACTTTGTAATAGATGCAAAAATTTATAATAAAAACCTATCTCTTGATGAGCTGGTAGCCCGCTCAAAAAATGATCTTGCTGGCTTTGAGCCACACTTCATCTCGCTACCTTTCATGCAAGGAGCAAATATACGCCTTTTTGGCTACGTAAAAGATCAAAATTTCTTGCATAACGAATATTCAAGCATATTAACTTACGATAAAAATAGCGGCGAACTAGTAAGCATTTTGGACATAAAAAATGCAAATCTAAACGAAGAAATTCTCTCAGCATTTAGAAAATCGCACTTTGGCAACTACAACCAATTCACAAAATTTATCTGGTTTATAGTGGGCATCTCGCCGCTAGTTTTGAGTATCTCAGGGCTTTATTTGTGGATTAAAAGAAACTTTAAAAGGAGAAAAAATGAAAAAATTTTTAATTAG
- a CDS encoding tetratricopeptide repeat protein: protein MQECINKSNAKACESFTKKLSSECENKDKISCFIYADMLGRGLGAEKDTQKSFEIFKSLCDNGSSEACYELATKYLQGNGTEQSFDLSANALDKACKMGSKRACNVLELVSKN, encoded by the coding sequence GTGCAAGAGTGCATTAATAAAAGTAACGCTAAAGCTTGCGAGAGTTTTACAAAAAAGCTTTCAAGTGAATGTGAAAATAAAGATAAAATTTCTTGCTTTATCTATGCAGATATGCTAGGACGCGGCCTTGGCGCAGAGAAAGATACGCAAAAATCTTTTGAGATATTTAAATCGCTTTGTGATAATGGTAGTAGTGAGGCTTGCTATGAGCTAGCGACAAAGTATCTTCAAGGAAATGGTACTGAGCAAAGCTTTGATCTTTCTGCAAACGCTCTTGATAAAGCTTGCAAGATGGGCAGTAAGCGAGCTTGCAATGTATTAGAGCTTGTATCTAAAAATTAG